Genomic window (Balnearium lithotrophicum):
GTAAAACATAAAAATAACAGTCACAAGTCCTGGGTGGGAATACCACCAGTTGTAGAGCTCCAGCGTCAATCCAGCCAGAATTAAGAGAGCAATTCTGAGTTTTTTATCTTCTACCCTGTAAGTTTCAAAGAGTAAGTAACCTGCCATAAATGGGAAGAAGAGGTTTAGGGAATCTGTATCGAACCTGCAGATGCTCGTCCTGATGAGGTATATAAGTGAAATTGAACCAAGAAGAGCCCCGCCAAACCCTGAAACAGGCAATCCTAATCTGTAGAAATAGAGGACAAAAGGTACAACAAACAGAATGGAAAGCAGAGGAGTAAGGTAGTAGGAAATGTTTTCTATGTGAGTATCAAATATTTTGGCTAAACCTGCACCTATGTAACTCTCCATAGGTATTGGTGAAGGGTAGGTTACGTTACCGGTTATGTAGTTATCCGGAACAAACCTCAAAGGGTCCAACTTCCCTGCCCTGTAAGTCTTTTCAACTTCTTCCCTTGCCCACCTTGCAAAGTAAAAGGCATCGTAACTTGTAAAGAGTGGTCTATCCTTGTAGTAAAAAACCTCCCTGTGCCCTCTCCAAACCTTTCCATCGTCAAACCTTATGTAGAGTCCAACACCAATGGGGATTAAAATGAGAAATAGTAATGTCAATACAGAGAAAACCCTTCCCATTCTTCCTCTCTTTCTTCGTTTTACATTGGCAATTCTATAACAAAGGTATTTTTATCAACAGTATAAATTTTGCCTCCATGGTCAGAGATTATCTTCTTTACAATTGAGAGGCCAAGTCCCCAACCCTCTTCCTTTGTGGTCACGTAGGGGTTAAAGAGCTTCTCTGCAATTTCATCGGGAATACCGGGGCCGTTATCCCTGAAAACTATGAATACCTTTCCATCCTTCTCTGTTGTGGATACCCTTACTTTTGTTGCTCCGGCAGATATACTGTTATCTATCAGGTTTATAAGTACCTCCCTCATCAATCCCCTATCAACCGGGATTTTTGGGAGCTCCTCCAACTCGTACTCAACCTCAACCCTGTTTTGGTATGGCTCAAGAGTTTGTTTTATGAGCTGATTGATGTCTGTCAACCTCTTCTCAGGAAGGGGAAGCCTTGCAAACTTTCTAAACTCATCAATTAATCTCCTTATTACCTCTACCTCCTCCAATATGGATTTAACAATTTTATTGAGATTCTCTTCAGAAAGCCTTCCCTTTTCATAGAGTCTCTTTATCCTTTCAGCATTCAGCGTTATAGGGGTTAGGGGATTTTTTATTTCGTGGGCTATTCTCTGCGCTACTTCCCTCCATGCTTCTGCCTTTTTTGCCCTTACAAGGTCGGAAACGTCCTCAATTATTAAAATCCTGTCCCCAATCTCAGGAGATATTATTATTTCTAAGGTTAAGAACTTCTCCTTACCTCCAATTTCTTCCCTAACTTCTCCCTTATTCTTTTCCTCCTTTAGAAGCTTTTCTACCTCCTTTTTAAGGTTTGGATACTCATCAAGGACTTCCATAATATTTCTTCCCCTTACTCTGCCTGAGAGCTTAAAGAGTTTCTTGGCCTCATTGTTACAGGAAACTACTCTTCCGGAAAAGTCAAAAGTAATAATTGCAGGGGAAATTGCGTTTAAAACCTCCTCCAAGTACTTTCTGTTCTCCTCCAAGTTCTTCTTTAGAGTCTTAAGCTGACTTACCATTGAGTTAAAGGCAGTAATTACGTGCTTTAACTCCCCTGTAGCCTCCTCCTCAGGAATTCTTATATCCAAGTTTCCCTCAGAGATTTTCTCAGTAGCCCTGTAGAGGGCATCTATGGGAACGGAAATCCTACTTTCAAAATACTTTGCAAACCAGAGAGCTCCAAAGAGAACGGCAAGTCCCATAATTCCGAAAGTTACGGTGTAAATAGTCTTTATTGGAGTTTTATATGCAGTTAGTGTTTCGTAGCTTGAATGGAGTTCCTTTATCTTTAGTATATTCTGAGCCAATTTATTGGGAAGCCTTTTGGATACACAGACGAAGAGGCTCTTTTTTTTAAGACAGTAAATAAACATTTTTGATGACTTATCAAGGTATGAAAACTCCTTTAACCCTGAAATCTTTTTAATCTCATCGGAGGAAAGGGGAAACCTTCCCACCAACGTCTCCCTTTTTCCCTCCTTTCTAAAAAAGCCATCAATTCCGTAGGCCTTTAGGGTGTACGGATAAACTTTCCTGTATGAAAGCTGCTGAGTTTTTCTCTTTAAATCTCTCTCGAGAAAACTGAGGAATTCCTCCGTAGTCTCGTAGGATGTTGAGACGATTCTCTTAATTTGAATGCGCAGTAGCCTGTCAAGGCCCTGATTGATAACTCCAGATGCCCAAAATATTGAAAAGAGAGCTGGACCCAAAACCAATAAGAGAAATGCTGTAAATATCTTTACCCTTAAATTTGTTCTAAAGTGTGGGAGGAAAAAGAGGGCTAAATTTCTGATGAAGAAGACAAAGAGAACCGTTATAACAATTAAGATAAAAGCCATGAGAAGGTGAAATAGGGGATTGTTCAAGTAAAACTCCCCCGAAATGGAGGAGAGGAGGGAAACTCCAAAGTAACCAACAAGGAGTATTCCCAAGAGGAGAAGAAGGGCTACTCCTAACTTTTTATACACCTACAATCTCTCTCAAACTGGTTACGAAGGGAGAGGTATGTTTTTCAAACCTCGTTTCGGCTTCCTTAATTCTCTTAATAGCCTTTGGGAGAAAGTCAATCAAATCCCAGGCCTTTAGTGATTCCTGAGAGAGCTCCCCGGCTGCCAAATCTCCTGCCAGGGAATGGAGGAAAACACTGAACTTTGCAGAGTCCTCCTCATCAATTCCCATTCCTAAGAGAGCTCCAACAACTCCAGAGAGAACATCTCCCGTTCCTGCCGTTGCCATTCCGGGGTTTC
Coding sequences:
- a CDS encoding sensor histidine kinase is translated as MYKKLGVALLLLLGILLVGYFGVSLLSSISGEFYLNNPLFHLLMAFILIVITVLFVFFIRNLALFFLPHFRTNLRVKIFTAFLLLVLGPALFSIFWASGVINQGLDRLLRIQIKRIVSTSYETTEEFLSFLERDLKRKTQQLSYRKVYPYTLKAYGIDGFFRKEGKRETLVGRFPLSSDEIKKISGLKEFSYLDKSSKMFIYCLKKKSLFVCVSKRLPNKLAQNILKIKELHSSYETLTAYKTPIKTIYTVTFGIMGLAVLFGALWFAKYFESRISVPIDALYRATEKISEGNLDIRIPEEEATGELKHVITAFNSMVSQLKTLKKNLEENRKYLEEVLNAISPAIITFDFSGRVVSCNNEAKKLFKLSGRVRGRNIMEVLDEYPNLKKEVEKLLKEEKNKGEVREEIGGKEKFLTLEIIISPEIGDRILIIEDVSDLVRAKKAEAWREVAQRIAHEIKNPLTPITLNAERIKRLYEKGRLSEENLNKIVKSILEEVEVIRRLIDEFRKFARLPLPEKRLTDINQLIKQTLEPYQNRVEVEYELEELPKIPVDRGLMREVLINLIDNSISAGATKVRVSTTEKDGKVFIVFRDNGPGIPDEIAEKLFNPYVTTKEEGWGLGLSIVKKIISDHGGKIYTVDKNTFVIELPM